The sequence below is a genomic window from Marmota flaviventris isolate mMarFla1 chromosome 9, mMarFla1.hap1, whole genome shotgun sequence.
agagagcccCTGTGAGGGAAGTTATTTGCCCAAAGTCTCATTCCTAGTTGGTGGATGATACAGGACTAAAACTCCAGACCTCTAGACAGGCAGGTAGGTACTTTTTCTAGAACATCACACCAGGCAGGAGAAAGCCAGGACTGAATGCCTCTAGGAGAAAGTTATCTGGCTAGTGAAAGGAGCTCTCTGAAAAGGGAAACGGCTCCTCATTACCATTTACGCAGACATAGTGCCAATCACTAACGGTTGTGGCAAAGAGGCATCAGCTGGAAGCATAATGCCCAGGCACCTAGAACCAGAAAAGACACAGCCTGGATGATGCAAGGTGAAGTAGGGAGTGAGCCAAACAATGGTGATACCAGAGAGTGAATGGAAAACTATCAAACAGGAGAAAGcttttaatgaagtccaggaaaggAAGGGTTTAAAGAAGAGCTGACACAGAAATATATACCTCTGAGGTCTAGAACCCAGGGAAACAGAGTCACTGGACAGGCTGTAGAGGCGCGAATTCCAGGGCAGTGTAATGCTTTGGATGGGGGAAAATTGGCTTCAGAGACCCAGATGACCATAGTTTTATAGCCCAAAGACATATCTATAAGCTTCCTTCTAGCCTCTAGAAACTCACATGGTCTCTTTGCTATATGAAGAATTTAGATGTAAATAAAAAGAGGGACCAGGAGTGTAGCTCAGACTCCCTGCACTAAGCCTCACAGGGACTCTAAACAAAACCTCTGTTCTTCCTCTGAGATGTCAGTGGGGTGGCTACAGACAAGGCATAAGGGATAGAGAAGCATAGAGAAATGCACTGGAAATAGACTTATCTCCCTCTTTAGAAAGCAAAGCATGGGGAAGAGAAAGGCAGGATTCTGGACAGATGGAAAGGACGGAGGAATATTTAAGAAGCCAGAACCCCTCAGCACACCAGACACCATGATACGTACCGATAGAGGCTACAAAATTCTCTTCCTTTAAACTTCTAGTGTCCACTTCCTTAGGACCCTTTCCTGTAGCACTTGGTACCCGAGGTCCCAGCTGGGGGACTCTCAGTTGTGCCATAGCCTTTGGGTCCCCCCGCCCAGCCAGACCAGGATCCTTGCCAACTGGGGTATTTACACTTTCTGTTGGACTTCTCTTCCGCTTGTCTGGTTCTGAGAAGAGATCAAATACAGAAAGAGGTCAAAAAAGGAAGCGAATGGGAATAGAGGCAGGGAAATGAGGTAGGAGAAGCCAGGATATGGGAGGATGTGGAATAGAAGAAgttcaaggaaagaaaagctaagaccttatttttctaaatacccACTACATAGAAACATGCACTAGAAAATAAAACCCCAAGACCTGATGGGAAGCAGCAAGGCACTGGGAAACTTGCCATGGGAACAATGTGCTGACTCTTTCTGACAAGTGGGGCAGTTGCAGAGGGCATGTTGCCCAGCAGGTACGATCCCTACCTTTACTATAGTAGTGGGTCTGGGCAATTTCCAGAAGGCCAAAGATGCTGGCCATGCCACCCAGACCTGCATGGGCATAAGACTGCTCCAGGCTGAGGACTGTGCacttgaggagatctaacattcCCTTGTACACTTTTCGACTGATCTCCTGCAACGACAACCCAGGTCCTAGAATTAGCAAATTCCCTTTGGCAGCCACAGCCCTCTGCTCAGTCGATTCCGACCCTCTAGCCCAAACACTGACCACATCTGGGATGATGTCCTGCCGAGCATCATCTTCTGACTGCACGGTGCGGTTCAGCTTGCTCAGGACAAAGACTCGCAGCTGCTCGCTCTCCAGCAGCCGGCGTACCTTTTTCATGTTGAGCCAGCCCACTCCCTGGCCGTCCAGCACACTGTGTACCACCTCCTTCAGGAATTGCTGGTTCTCACTATAGGGTCCACACACCACTTTTGTGGTTATCAGCTTCTCGGGAGAGCATCTCCCCTTTCACCAGACCATATATTTGCCTCCCGGGGCAAAATGCAAAGCCAAGTCTCTGAATATCATCAGCCTCCACATCCCCCAACTCTGCAGATAACCTGGTTTGCCAAGTCCCACCTCAGCAATTTCACCCTCTTCAACACTGCAAACTGTTACTGCTGCAGTGGATTGGATCAGAAGTGGAAATCAGGCAGGAAACTGATTTCATTTACCATCCTTAGAGCTTCTTTCCCAATCCTGAGCATCCTTCAAGCTTTATACAGGAATCTATCTCCAcctgagaatttttaaaacagctCTGCATTTATTACCTAGAATTGCTGGATCGGCCCTGGGGTGATGGAGGTTCTCTTTTCACTGTTGGACTGTGTTTAATGACAGATGACTTTTGGTCCACTAATGCCCTCCTGTTTCCTATAAGCAGGGAAGGCAGAATGAGAGACATTACTGTCATAGTCCAGAAACCCACAGTAGCACAACCCTGGGTCGCCATGTTCCATGCCCATTCCCCAGCAGGGCTGGGTGGGAGTGGCACCAGGGCATCACACACAGGCAGAAAGCAGCCATGGCAATGTGAAGGAGGTGGGGATGGAGACTCAGGCCACTCCACATGCACCAGCAGCATGCCCTGTGGGCAGCATGGGTGTCATGGGGGATAGGCAAGGCAGGTCACTcatgtgatgcctcttgcttcatgAGGAGGATGGCCCTCAGGCAGGCACGGAAGatgctaggaaaaaaaagatcatgcacAGCTCACGGGCAAGACCCACCTTCACCACTCCCGGGGCCGGCTTCAGTAACAATCTCCATTAGAGTATTTAGCCCAAATACTGGGACACAAAATACACAATTAGTAGGTGCACCACAATACCGCATCCCCTTGTACCCATCGATGGAGAGTAAGTCAGATCATCCAAGCATTCTCCCAGAGCTTAAATAGTGGGCACATCAGAGCTGGAAGCCAAGTGACCAGGAGACAACCAAGGCTCTATGGAAGACCATCCTTAAAGGGAAAACTCtcaaagccagggctggggtaAATGATATGGAGAGCCTGAGGTGCTGAACAGGCACATGCATGAAAGAAGGGCCACTGGTTTTCATGAAACATCTAGCACAGGGGTCCAGAGAGCCTGTGGGCATCCACAGGGGAGAGACTCATCTTGCTGATGCTATCATGGGAAGTGGGGCAGGACTGTGAGGATGGGAAACTGGTAGGAGAGATAAGTGCAGCAAATGAGACGAAGCATCAACATGCAAATGAGAGTTCCAATTGCTCTTCCCCTCAAATGTATCAAATGGAAAGCCAGCAACACTAACACCTTTCCACCTCTAACCTACCCAGCTGTGTATGGATGCATGGGAGCAGCGCTAGTGAGTTCTCAACACTACCACTCTGAAGTCATTTTTGCCCACATATGGCATTTTCCCATCATCACCAAAGACTCCTGATCTTTTTAAACCCTGGGAGTGAGAAGTCAGTTAATATAAGGAGTTGCTTCTCACGATACTTCCTATCAGGATTAAATCTTTCAGCACAATAtccagagaaaacaaaagaaaataaaattaaaatcagaagagCCTCTCAAACTGCCAGAGATCACAAGTGAACTGAAACAAGGTCTTAACGGGGTCCAGAAGCCAATTAATACTACCTGGCCCACTCACAGCCTCCAGGTTGACATGAAGCCATAGTAAAAGGCTGGACACCATAAACACTGCCAGGAGCTCCGCAGCTATCCTTCTGTGGGCCAGTTCCTTGGGATGGAGTTCATCCTAAATTCACACAGTGGGAACCTGCCCTTGACTAGGGGCAGCTGATGATCCCTATGTTAGTTGTGTATCTTTGACAAGGTTTCCTGCCAAGAGCGACAGTAATCCCACAATTGCCACTATCCTCAATAATGTAACAGGGCCTTTTCTAGCTACAGATACGGTCTCCATATGACAACCATCGAGAGCCCATGATGTGCAGTGAGAGCCATGAGAAGCAATATGAAGGGCAACAGCCAAATCCAATGATACACGGTACACAGGGCTCCTGACAAGCACCCATAGGCCTGACACACCTTCCAGAGTAACCTAGTTTGGCAAAAGAAAGTTGTAGTTACCTTTCAGACTGGGGAATGGTGTGGTCTTCTCTCGGGCACCTTTGGTGGGCAGTGTGAGGTTTGAAAGGCTGAAACTTGTACTGTGGTTCCGATACAGGCTGCCTATGAGGGTGGGGAGGGTGAGAGCAATGAGTTAGCAGGACGAACAATCAAAGCATCTCCTCCAGTGACTGCAGCACCGTCTTCGTCTCTCCTTTCAGGCAGCATCCCAGTGTGCTAGATCAGACAACCTACACTATCTAGAAGGCACCAAGTCTAACTTAGGGCACACAAAGGAGCCATTGCCAGGAATGCTCAAAACCCAGTACAACCTTCTCTGGCTACCTCCCACAATATCCGTGTTTCTCATCTACTTCTATCAGCATGAAAACTGGTAGTTAATATGCTTCTGGTCTGAAGTGGGTGCAGCTCCTCCCTGGCATCTGAAAAAACTCACAAAATCACAACTATCTCTCTGTTGACTCTCTGAAGTCCTTAGTTTAGAGGTCTATCTCTAATCTTTAAATGATACCACCCCTCATTGCTAGAAATTCTCTAAgtacaaaaatcaaaaatcaatccCGGAGCTGGGGAAAtgcctcagttggtagagtgcttgtctcacatgcataaggccctgggtttaatcccagcaccaccaaaaaaaaaaaaaaaaaaatcaatcctgtATAGATTTCAAAGCATGTTCACAAAAGGCCCTCACCAGGCAAAGAAGGTATCAAATATATATCTGAAGCAATATTGACCAGAATATTCCCATAAGTATACAAGTAAGTATgtgattatgaattttttttttctggtatctgggattgaactcggggcactcaactactgagccacatccccagtcctattttgtattttatttagagacagggtctccactgagttgcttatccccttgccattgctgaggctggcttgaactcgcaatcatcctgtctcagcctccagagctgctcgCATTATAGGTGTGCCCTACCTCGCCCAGCTGATTTTGAATTTAGTGCTTAATTTATGGTTGACCACTCATCTGTCTTGCctgaaataaaactaaacttCCAGGTATAACAAAATAAtgactagtcttttttttttcctcccaggtattggagattgaacttggggccttgcacatgctaggcaagggttctaccactgagctactctctttattttttttaattttatttattttttaaagataatttttaatatttttaaggtggacacaatacctttattttattttattttattaatgtggtgctgaggatcgaacccagtgcctcatgcatgctaggtgacagctctacctctgagccacaaccccagccctattgtctttattttgaagaagtgacttgctaagttgcccaggctggactagATAGAACCTACcggcttcccaagtagctgggattacaagtttgtACTACTGCACCCACATTTTTACTATGTCATCTAAAAGTACTTTATTTAGTATTACCCAAATAATCTGCATTAGAGCCTGGTAATGCCAACCCAGCCCACATCTCAAGTTCTAAGACACATCTGCCATAGTTAGACCCTACcatagagaaaaaaggaagagagcaaTGAGAGAGCTTAAGGCACTTACTGGCAAAAGACATGATGCCCCCGAAGCCCTCGGTGCTGTTGTTGGAGATGGTGGAGTTGGGGGAGCTTGCTCGGGAGTCTGACTCTGCTTCGGAGTCACTTGCCAGTTTCAAGCTGTTGGGCCGCAGCAGCTTTTGAGCCCTTGAATGCACAGCGGCACCTATGAGCCCCAGGCAGCGGTACCTAATCTTGGGAGTGTGGTCCTTACACTACACTGCAGTCACTGCTTCCTTCCCACAGCTAAGCCCCTAGATCAAAGAACCACCCTTTAGGGATGGCAGAACCATGAGAGCATTTAGACTCTCAGACTCTCTGATTAACCCTTGCCCAGGGTCCACTGGAGTGAGGTCCTTCAGTCACCCATCTAGAAGGAATCCCCAGGCTCTCACCGATTGCCATTGACATGTTGGCTGAATCGGGGAGTGTAACTTTCCCCCTGCTCATCATCATCTTCCTCAGGGGGAAAGCCATACTGGGGCTCGAAGTATGGATTGTCATAGGTTCGCCGGCGCACTGACCCCTCTCCAATCTCTGTCTGGCGTCTGTCCGTATTCGATTTGCCAATGCTGGGAGGCACGGTAGGGAGGGGCTTGGAGACATCTACTGCTGCCTTATCATCCATCTCTGTAGACTCAGCAGGTTCCTAAGGgccatattaaatttaaaaatatggtcaCATGGTGCCTAATGATGCCTTCCCTTATTCTTAGTCTGGCAGGGCCAGGCCAGATCTATCCCATTCCCAGCCTATAAAATGtgtgggaaaaaaatctctgtggCACCCCGTTCTCTGTCCCCATAAACTGTACCACGAGCATCTTTGCTGCACCCTGAACAAAGCCCAGTGACCTCCCTCTGGGGTCAAAACTATATCTCAGAGGCTCTAACGTCATAGGGCCTCTGAAGGGTAGTGTGAAGAAAGGCAAATTCACAGCTATAGCATGACCTTTCTAACAGAGACAAGGCCCACACTCCCACCCACGGTTCTCATCCACCCACCCCTCCTCGTGCTCACGTACAGAGCTGGCTCCATGGACGACGGTGCTAGGGCTGCTACAGGCAGTGGTGCTGGAGCTGGAGCGTTCTGGGGGGTTTTCCTGAGAGTTCTCACTGTCTGGGCCAGGCTCCTCTGATTCCTTTTGGTTCTGCAGGTCATCAATCTCCACCTCACTGGCATCCCCAAGTGCTGCATGCGTCAGAGGGTCCACATCTGCCAGAACCCAAGAGAGACAGGTATAGATCATCTCATCCCCAAGCCTAACCCCTGTTTAGAGCAGGCCAATCTCACCAAAGCACACTTACTGGGAGTATCACCATTGATGTCACATTTCATCATTTCACTGACAAAGTCACCCAGGGAGGAGTAAGAAGAGCTTGAGTCATCATAATCCATACTATCGCTGCCACTGCAGAGTGaagggcattaaaaaaaaagaaaaagaaacaaacaaacaaaaccagaaaaagagaggggaaaaaaaatctgcaatcaaaacttggaaaaacaaaaatggagcACACTTTAACTCAAGTTCaggaataagataaaataaagaagccaagaaaaacaatcaaccaaaataaaataccagGCTTCGAAGACTTGACTCCTAACTCCTAAGAGGTTTTGCCTCCCACTATGTGCTGTGGAGAAGGGCTAATAAGAGGGACTGCTCACCTGTCATCAGtggggtcagagtcagagtcacgCTCTGGTGGTACAGTCAGTGCCTCAGCCAGCTGGGAGTTGCTATCATAGACTCGATAGTGGATGGGCTGCAGCTGGTGGGCATACCACTTTGGCTTGTCACCAATCAGGGCTGGATCAAACATATCTAcccaaggaagaaaaagaatagttGGGAGCAAGGGGTGAAAGGCaagtaaacacacaaaaaaggaaaaagtctaaaacaaaacaagaatggagggctggggttgtggctcagcggtagagcgctcgcctagcatgtatggggccctgggtttgatccttagcaccacataaaaataaataaataaaataaaggtattgtgtcggactacaactaaaaaataaatattaaaaaaaaaagccaagaatgGAGCCAAGCacggtggtgtatgcctgtaatcccagcagctcaggaggctaagacaggaggatcatgagttcaaagccagcctcaggaaaatcgaggtgctaagcaactcaatgagaccctgtctctaaataaaatacaaaatagggatggggatgtggctcagtggtccagttcccctgagttcaatccctgggacctcccacctaaaaaaaaaaaaaaaacaggaatggaaGGGACAGGTAAAGATTAGTAAAGAACAAGCTAAAGGAAGGGCCATCAGGAGCTCAAAGATAGAAGGTGGAGCAGAACAGAGGGCAGGTGAACTCACTGTTGTGAATTCGCTGAAAGGCGTAATTGGTGGGGTTTAGGATCCATTCTCCAAAGTACTCCACAGCCTGAGTCCTGGCCAGTTTCTCAGCAAAGGGAGTCTGCCTGGGACGTGAGGCTAAAAAGGAACCGGCTTGGAAAGCTACCACAGGCCGAGGAAATAGTCTCAGGGTGCGGGTGTGCATCTGAAAGCCCTGCAGCATGTTGGCAGAGTTGAAGAACCGTACCATGGCCACTCTGGGGAAGAAGATGACGCTGAGATAAGCTGAGAACCAACCATACCCTGTAAAGTGAGGACTCCACAATTCACAGTGTTAACCACCTCCCAAAGCCATTCTTCAACAGATTTCCAACATCCAAGGGAGAGAtatctttcatctattttttgttttttgttttgttttgttccactTTGCCTTACAGGGATTGAACAAGGGgcctaccattaagccacatccccagccctttttttctattttttattttgagacagggtcttgttaaattgcccagcctggccttaaattcatgatcctccaacctcagcctcccaagccactggaattataggtgtacatCATCAAGCCTAGCTTGGAAGAGATTTAGAGAATCATTggtcttcttctttctctctctctctctctctctctctctctctctctctttggtaccagggatggaacccagggggtgcttaaccactgaggtacatccccagccccttatttatttgtctgtctattttgagatagggtcttgctaagttgctgaagctggctctgaacttgcaatcctcctgcctcagcctccggagttactatattataggcatgtgccatcatgccctgTGGTCTTTTTCTTTATCCTAAAAAGGTGATAAACTATTCTCTTTGCTTTTGCTAAGGtggaaaatataacaaaatatcaaacaCATTTTATACATAAAGAAACTCTGGCTATGGGAAGTAGCTAGCCCCAAACCCAAGGGAGCAAAGAAACCAATTTAAGAACTCAGGATTTCTTTAGTTTGCTTGGTCTTACCTGGTTGCAACATCCACTGAATCCACATCATTGCCATAGATGAGCGGGTTGAATTCAGTGGAAGGTGTGGACTGCAGGTCATTAGAAGGCCTTCCCAAGAGAAGTGGGATCTCCTGGCCTTCATGAAATTTTTCCAGATTGAGGATGGGCTGGGTATTGAGACTCATGCTGGCTAGGGCCTGAGGAACAACAAAAAACTCCTCATATAAGGTATCTGGGCAGTTAGCCAATCTTAACTCTAGGAAAGAACATTCTTAAAGTCTTCTACATCACACTTTCTGACCAAAAAGTTCTCAACAGAGAACTGTGCTCTGCAAATCACAGCCAATTCATTTCATAGCCTTCATCTTTGAAAAAAGATTCCAAATATTTTAGCCTTTATAATACTGCCTGAATTATTAAGCCTGAATATTGCTCTCAATCAACCTAGCTCAAGACAACTTGATCAAATCTGAcaatagttttctatttttattttttaatgaacagtttttcaaattgaaatctatatggaaacataactgaaatttaaaaacagtttctCTGGAGGAACCAGAGCTTCATGTATTCAGTGTACCCAGTTGAAATCAGCCCCTAGGAGGCTCCATGGGGCAATTTGAAAACCACTGGTCTAGAtcaataatgctttttaaaagttagtGAGCACAGGAATCACCTAGGAtgttgttaaaaatgcagattctaattttgtatgtttgggaTGGTTCtgaggtttggttttgttttcagtactagggattgaacctaggtgtgctttatcactgaactacatcccagccctttttattttttgtttcgaaacaggattttgctaaattgcccaggctggcctccaacttgtgattcttctgcttcagcttcccaagtaactgggTTTACAGGCGATGCTAATGGTCCATGGACCACACTTTTGAGAAGCAGTGGTcagaatacaaaaatcaatgaGCTCAAGGATCTTAGTTCCTATAAACATTTAAAGTAATAAACTGACATAATTTCTTATATCAACTTCTCCATCTCATCAGTCATACTTAAGCAATTATCAATAATGAAAACACAGTAAATGAAGACAGCTAGAAGtttctgaacttgcaatcctaccagACTCTGCAGCAAGGTATCATATTACATGAGCAGTGATGAAGCAAGGGAGAGTGACAAGGATACAAAATGACCCATTTAAACTCAAACATATACCATCTAGAGAAACTACTGAGTACTTCAGAcaacacaggaaaaaaagatttctaaagACCTTTCAAAAGAGAGTgggattaataaaaataaacacagtgcTAGCTACTGCTTGTCCTATATAACACATACAGCAGGGGAAGGGAATGTAGCCTTATTGTGTTTTACCTCCAGGTACTGTTTGGCAtgcagaaggaggagaagaaaatgaaCCAATGAAAAACAGATGTAAGGGATTACTCAAAAAAGGATTTTTTGGAGGGGGAaggggtgctggagattgaatccaggggtgatttaccactcagctacatcccagaacattttttaattttttcctattttgagacagggactcactaagttgctaagactggccttgacttatagtccttctgccttagcctcctgagttgctagaattacaggtatgcatcaccacacTCCCCTCCAAAAAAGGAATTTTTGAGGAAAGGATTCTATAGGGACTATAGGATCAATTCAAGGAGACAGTATAAAAGGAGCCCAACGGTCCAAGCCTGATGGTCCAAACTGCAAACTCCCATCTTAGAAAATTGAGAGAATGCTCCAAGGCCATAAAGAATGGCAGACACGacaagaaatagaaagtaaaaatcattttatacagCATCATACAGTGACAAGGCATACAACAAATTAGAAGGAATCCTTTTGAGATTCACCCCTGCCACGCAAAATTGGATATACCTCTTCTTGAACCcaacagaggcaaagaaaatcTACTTTGTAAAGTAGTGAAAATCTGCTTTGTAAAGTCTAAAATGAAACAGGGTCTTAGAATAGCTGCCTTCCTACAGCAACCCCAGGGCATCTATTACTCCCTTTCCTTTCATTCACTCTTCACCTACCtgctttaaatgttttttcaGCTCTAATGATTCTGGCTCTGGCAGGATGGGGAGCAATTCTGCATTGGTTGGGGCGATCACCTGTACCagagaaaagataaaagcaaGACCTTAGAATAACTAATCAGAAGTTTCACTTCCATAAGGGTAAAGAAGATAATAGGAAGATTTTATGTGTATAATATTATCacatgttacacacacacacacacacacatctgaaaaaaatatatacctaaaTGTTATTGGTGACTAGATAATAAGGTtacagttcttatttttttctcttcatgtatttttgttttccaatgaACACTTATAaagtttttctaaagttttaatgTACTCATGCTGCAAGatgtaaatataatgtttttttaagtCTGCCCTGAAAgggccatttctttttttttttaataatatttattttctagttttcagcagacacaacatctttgtttgtatgtggtgctgaggagcgaacccgggccgcacgcatgccaggcgagcgtgctaccgcttgagccacatccccagcccagggccattTCTTACTGGAAACCATATCCCAGGAAAAGCATCAGGAGATCTACACCATATAATGATACCATAAAAGTAACTGTCCTGGGCCAGGGCtctatctcagtggcagagcgcttgccgagcacgtgtgaggcactgggttcaatctccagcaccacataaagataaacaaataaaataaaggcatgctgtccatctacaactacaaaaaaaaaaaagcaactgtcCTACTGCTCTTAAAGAATGCTGGAAGAGCACTTAATTCTGGCAAAACTAAatcctttaaacctaaccatggGCCTATCCTGACAATAAATAAAAGCAGCATGAGTAAAAGTTGTTTTAACGAGTATCACAACAGAAACATCTAGAAAAACGGGTATCACAGGATTGGGTCTAGAACATAATCTTACTCTACGATGCCTTAGCCAGAACCTTACCCTATTGCTGTCCAGATCCACTAGCCATACATCATCAGGCATTTTGAAGTCTAGTTTGTAGAGGAAGAAGCTGGCAGGGACCCCAATGATGTAGGGGGTTGGGGCCAACAGCAGCTGTAGAAAGGATAAGAAGATAAGAAACAAAGTTCAAAACCTATTATAAGCACTTATCAAGTCAGGATTTTTCTAGATAAGGAAATATAGACTCAAAATCCTATTTTCAAAACCCTTAAGctggtctggggttgtgactcagtggtagagcgcttgcttagcatgtgtgaggcactgggttcaattctcagcactgcatataaataaatgaataaaataaaggttcaccaacatctaaaaaattaaaaataaaaaacccctTAAGctagttgtattttaaaattcagaatttttcagattttagaaaggCAAGACAACatattttctgtatattatgTAATATCTACAGCAGTGTAGCAAGTAGTCTACAATCATCAACTGTGATtatggaattttttcttttttgcagtacttggGATCAAAtacaaggccttgtgcatgctagacaagtgctctaccactgagctacacccccagcctttaactctgattttaaagaaaagaaataaagaaattataaatagcaTAGATTTTGTCACTAAGTCAGTTTAAATCCATCAGTCATAGACAAATAATTTATAAGGGATTGAGGACAAGTATTGACTGACAGCTTCTCTGGGCATTGAGCCTGATCCCTTATAAAGATACAGGTTACAAAGCTAGAAGACACCTTCAGACTCACCTGCTCTGCCGATGCCATGCAGGTGGGAAGCAGTGGGATGACAGGAAACATATACTCTAGGGGGTAGATCATTGCCACAAATGCCATCACAGACATGGAGAGTGCATTGTAGTCTCGGGACTGTAGCACCACCTGCCACAGCCACACCAGAAGAGTCACTCAACAGCATAAAATCAGGTTGACAAGAAAACAGCTTTCAACACTACAATTTAATTCTCTCACCATGTCTATAGCTGCAGCTTAGCTTCCACAATCATCTCTGTCCCATGTGCTACCATGTCTGCCACCTCCCTAACTAAGCACTGAAGAAATCTTCACTTGAATCATTACCTTCCTAGTTCTTTTGCTCCCTCCCTATCCCAAAAGTGGAACAGGACTACTGATATCTCCTGAGAATTAAGTCAGTGTAATTAAGGATAATTCAACTGAGTGACAAGCCTCTAAAAACACCCTACATGATACCAGTACCTTAATTCAACCCATATCTAATGAATACCTGCCATACATCTGGCATTGTTATTCCTGGacatgaaaagatgaaaatg
It includes:
- the Madd gene encoding MAP kinase-activating death domain protein isoform X18, which translates into the protein MVQKKKFCPRLLDYLVIVGARHPSSDSVAQTPELLRRYPLEDHPEFPLPPDVVFFCQPEGCLSVRQRRMSLRDDTSFVFTLTDKDTGVTRYGICVNFYRSFQKRMPKEKGEGGAGSRGKEGTGATCASEEVGTESSESGSSLQPPSADSTPDVNQSPRGKRRVKAGSRSRNSTLTSLCVLSHYPFFSTFRECLYTLKRLVDCCSERLLGKKLGIPRGVQRDTMWRIFTGSLLVEEKSSALLHDLREIEAWIYRLLRSPVPVSGQKRVDIEVLPQELQPALTFALPDPSRFTLVDFPLHLPLELLGVDACLQVLTCILLEHKVVLQSRDYNALSMSVMAFVAMIYPLEYMFPVIPLLPTCMASAEQLLLAPTPYIIGVPASFFLYKLDFKMPDDVWLVDLDSNRVIAPTNAELLPILPEPESLELKKHLKQALASMSLNTQPILNLEKFHEGQEIPLLLGRPSNDLQSTPSTEFNPLIYGNDVDSVDVATRVAMVRFFNSANMLQGFQMHTRTLRLFPRPVVAFQAGSFLASRPRQTPFAEKLARTQAVEYFGEWILNPTNYAFQRIHNNMFDPALIGDKPKWYAHQLQPIHYRVYDSNSQLAEALTVPPERDSDSDPTDDSGSDSMDYDDSSSSYSSLGDFVSEMMKCDINGDTPNVDPLTHAALGDASEVEIDDLQNQKESEEPGPDSENSQENPPERSSSSTTACSSPSTVVHGASSEPAESTEMDDKAAVDVSKPLPTVPPSIGKSNTDRRQTEIGEGSVRRRTYDNPYFEPQYGFPPEEDDDEQGESYTPRFSQHVNGNRAQKLLRPNSLKLASDSEAESDSRASSPNSTISNNSTEGFGGIMSFASSLYRNHSTSFSLSNLTLPTKGAREKTTPFPSLKVFGLNTLMEIVTEAGPGSGEGNRRALVDQKSSVIKHSPTVKREPPSPQGRSSNSSENQQFLKEVVHSVLDGQGVGWLNMKKVRRLLESEQLRVFVLSKLNRTVQSEDDARQDIIPDVEISRKVYKGMLDLLKCTVLSLEQSYAHAGLGGMASIFGLLEIAQTHYYSKEPDKRKRSPTESVNTPVGKDPGLAGRGDPKAMAQLRVPQLGPRVPSATGKGPKEVDTRSLKEENFVASIGPDVIKPTFDLGETEEKKSQISADSGVSLTSASQRTDQDSVIGVSPPVMIRSSSQDSEVSTVVGEHHTGILVSNSSGETLGADSDLSSNAGDGPGGEGSAHLASSRGTLSDSEIETNSATSAIFGKAHSLKPKEKLAGSPVRSSEDVSQRVYLYEGLLGKERSTLWDQMQFWEDAFLDAVMLEREGMGMDQGPQEMIDRYLSLGEHDRKRLEDDEDRLLATLLHNLISYMLLMKVNKNDIRKKVRRLMGKSHIGLGYSQQINEVLDQLANLNGRDLSIRSSGSRHMKKQTFVVHAGTDTNGDIFFMEVCDDCVVLRSNIGTVYERWWYEKLINMTYCPKTKVLCLWRRNGSETQLNKFYTKKCRELYYCVKDSMERAAARQQSIKPGPELGGEFPVQDMKTGEGGLLQVTLEGINLKFMHNQFLKLKKW